One window from the genome of Kaistella carnis encodes:
- a CDS encoding LOG family protein: protein MSKISRGKGTTKLAAGNTFEIDQKVQNSFKEKTWDETVTKDSWMVFKIMAEFVDGYEKMAKIGPCVSLFGSARLQEDDDRYKLAVEIAEKITEIGFGIITGGGPGIMEAGNRGAHQGGGKSIGLNIDLPFEQHFNPYIDKGYSIDFDYFFVRKVMFVKYSQGFIVMPGGFGTLDELTEALTLIQTNKIGRFPIVLVGSKFWSGLLDWFKGTLVENGMIAETDLELFRVVDTADEAVAHIKAFYDKYSVNVNF from the coding sequence ATGAGCAAAATAAGCAGAGGCAAAGGAACTACAAAACTTGCCGCAGGAAACACCTTCGAAATCGACCAGAAAGTTCAAAATTCTTTTAAAGAAAAAACCTGGGATGAAACCGTAACCAAAGACAGCTGGATGGTTTTTAAAATCATGGCAGAATTCGTAGATGGGTATGAGAAAATGGCAAAAATTGGTCCCTGCGTTTCACTTTTTGGCTCCGCAAGATTACAGGAAGATGATGACCGATATAAACTTGCCGTAGAAATCGCCGAAAAGATCACAGAAATTGGCTTCGGTATCATTACCGGCGGTGGCCCCGGAATTATGGAAGCCGGAAACAGAGGTGCTCATCAAGGAGGAGGAAAATCGATCGGACTGAATATCGATTTGCCTTTCGAACAACATTTTAATCCATATATTGACAAAGGATACAGCATCGATTTCGATTATTTCTTTGTAAGAAAAGTCATGTTCGTGAAATATTCGCAAGGATTCATCGTAATGCCGGGCGGCTTTGGAACGCTGGATGAGTTAACGGAAGCGCTTACTTTAATTCAAACCAATAAAATCGGCAGATTCCCTATCGTTTTGGTGGGATCAAAATTCTGGTCTGGCCTGTTAGATTGGTTTAAAGGAACTCTGGTAGAAAACGGCATGATCGCGGAGACTGATCTTGAGCTTTTCAGAGTGGTAGATACTGCGGACGAAGCGGTCGCTCACATTAAAGCTTTCTACGATAAATACTCGGTTAACGTAAACTTTTAG
- a CDS encoding DUF6702 family protein, with protein MKKFLYSLSIFALIMMSFAAAEFYSSMTKVDYLEGSKTLKFTTKMNTSHISDAIKINPNTAGFEAEVKKYVNNNFDLYVNGSAKTLTFTGSQVNGESVWVYFEAGGVTDINSIKIKNTILLSTFPKQFNLVNIAYKGAQKTMNFQRGKEVNEVNF; from the coding sequence ATGAAAAAATTTTTATATAGTTTATCTATTTTTGCTTTGATAATGATGAGTTTTGCTGCTGCAGAATTTTACTCCTCAATGACAAAAGTTGACTATCTTGAAGGAAGTAAAACATTGAAGTTTACGACCAAAATGAATACTTCACATATATCAGATGCGATTAAAATAAATCCAAATACTGCGGGTTTTGAAGCGGAAGTTAAAAAGTATGTGAACAATAATTTCGACTTATATGTAAATGGAAGTGCCAAGACACTCACTTTTACAGGAAGTCAGGTAAATGGGGAATCAGTATGGGTTTATTTTGAAGCGGGCGGCGTTACCGACATCAATTCAATTAAAATTAAAAATACCATTTTATTAAGTACTTTCCCGAAACAGTTTAACTTGGTGAATATTGCTTACAAAGGTGCTCAGAAAACCATGAATTTTCAAAGAGGGAAAGAGGTAAATGAGGTTAATTTCTAA
- a CDS encoding metal-sulfur cluster assembly factor, protein MILDSTDKNYDKISRTEMALYEVIDPELMVNIVDLGLVYDVEIIDDTIIKVTMTLTTPHCPMGDAIQTGVKNVLEKELPGHEVEINLVFEPAWNYDMVSSEGMQQLNNR, encoded by the coding sequence ATGATACTCGATTCTACCGATAAAAATTACGATAAAATAAGCCGCACAGAAATGGCGTTGTACGAAGTTATAGATCCTGAATTGATGGTCAATATTGTTGATCTGGGTTTGGTCTACGATGTTGAAATAATAGATGATACCATCATTAAAGTTACCATGACTTTAACCACACCACATTGCCCAATGGGCGACGCCATTCAAACCGGAGTTAAAAATGTTTTGGAAAAAGAACTGCCCGGACATGAAGTGGAAATCAATCTCGTCTTTGAACCCGCCTGGAATTACGATATGGTTTCTTCCGAAGGAATGCAGCAACTGAATAACCGATAA
- a CDS encoding DUF2249 domain-containing protein, with product MEDITAKTKISELIKANPKSIDAIASLAKPLEKLKNPILRKIMASRVTIGEAAKMGGTTVEEFKRVLLPLGFTFKQETSTKEETISEPKPTWLQQANKSDIDFYDVRPIIDNGADPLKEILGRFKTTQPGKILCIINNFVPTPLIHLLKQEKAEDTFVETFSDKEFYTYFLKKEKEASQSSETAEEKLQMNDEESFAAICSHFTKDQTKEIDVRELEMPGPMQLILAELEELPVGHALYINHKRVPVYLLEELADKNYQVHINNREEGNVKMLIFKK from the coding sequence ATGGAAGATATTACGGCTAAAACGAAAATTTCTGAATTGATAAAAGCCAATCCGAAAAGTATAGATGCGATTGCTTCTTTGGCAAAACCTTTAGAAAAATTAAAGAATCCAATCCTCCGGAAAATTATGGCCTCGCGAGTTACAATCGGCGAAGCTGCGAAGATGGGCGGAACAACTGTAGAGGAATTCAAGCGCGTTCTTTTACCGCTTGGTTTTACTTTTAAACAAGAAACTTCCACGAAAGAAGAAACAATTTCAGAACCGAAACCCACGTGGTTGCAACAGGCAAATAAATCCGACATCGACTTTTATGATGTTCGACCTATTATTGATAATGGTGCAGATCCTTTAAAGGAGATTCTGGGACGTTTCAAAACCACGCAGCCCGGGAAAATTCTCTGTATCATTAATAATTTTGTGCCGACGCCTTTAATTCACCTTTTAAAACAGGAAAAAGCTGAAGATACTTTTGTAGAAACCTTTAGTGATAAAGAGTTCTATACCTACTTTTTGAAAAAAGAAAAAGAAGCAAGTCAATCATCAGAAACTGCGGAGGAAAAATTGCAGATGAATGATGAAGAAAGTTTCGCGGCAATTTGCAGTCATTTTACCAAAGACCAAACCAAAGAAATCGATGTTCGCGAACTCGAAATGCCCGGACCAATGCAATTGATTCTTGCGGAGTTAGAAGAACTTCCTGTTGGTCATGCTTTGTATATCAATCACAAAAGAGTCCCGGTTTATTTACTGGAAGAACTTGCGGATAAAAATTACCAAGTTCACATTAATAATAGAGAAGAAGGGAACGTGAAAATGTTGATTTTTAAAAAATAA
- a CDS encoding DUF2249 domain-containing protein: MATIETLDVTKLEPRMKHPTIFKYFDALQPGEEFVIENDHDPKPLYYELIGERGNIFTWEYLQKGPEWFIVKICKNLLEEQKEVERLIVTTIEPKFKHPTIFKYFDALQPGDRFIIENDHDPKPLYYELIAERGDIFTWEYLQQGPEVFEVQITKNPLTENTDSLPEKDIKKAEMLKAKGVQFQCSSSKNDSDTKSPTYDYDKWELDFLVDYIANTHHRYIKDNAENLNDLAIKIAEHHGDNHPELNRVSTVMYHFLQDLLDNIAREEKVLFPVIKQMVSKKANAATEITYKMGSLEEPINLLKKDHEVALADLSFFRILTGDYTLPTDACSSYQYLFQKMKEFENEVQTHIRLENIILFPKAVLLDAELVLLN, translated from the coding sequence ATGGCGACAATAGAAACTTTAGATGTGACGAAATTAGAACCTCGAATGAAACATCCTACTATTTTTAAATATTTTGATGCTTTGCAGCCCGGCGAAGAATTCGTGATTGAAAATGACCACGATCCAAAACCACTTTATTACGAGTTGATCGGGGAGCGGGGAAACATTTTTACTTGGGAATACTTGCAAAAAGGCCCTGAATGGTTTATTGTAAAAATTTGTAAAAATCTTTTAGAAGAACAAAAAGAGGTCGAAAGATTAATAGTGACCACCATAGAACCGAAGTTTAAACACCCAACTATTTTTAAATATTTTGATGCTTTACAACCCGGCGACCGTTTTATTATTGAAAATGATCATGATCCAAAGCCGCTTTATTATGAATTAATCGCGGAAAGAGGAGATATATTTACGTGGGAATATTTACAACAGGGTCCGGAAGTTTTTGAAGTGCAGATCACCAAAAATCCACTCACTGAAAACACAGACTCACTCCCTGAAAAAGATATTAAAAAAGCCGAAATGCTGAAAGCCAAAGGGGTTCAGTTTCAGTGCAGTTCTTCGAAAAATGACAGCGATACAAAATCTCCAACTTACGATTACGATAAATGGGAACTCGATTTTCTGGTAGATTATATCGCAAATACCCATCACCGTTATATTAAAGACAATGCAGAAAATCTGAATGATCTGGCTATAAAAATAGCCGAACATCACGGTGATAATCATCCGGAATTAAACAGAGTTTCTACCGTCATGTATCATTTCTTACAGGATTTATTAGACAATATCGCAAGAGAGGAAAAAGTATTATTCCCTGTGATTAAGCAGATGGTTTCAAAAAAAGCAAATGCAGCCACAGAAATTACCTATAAAATGGGTTCATTAGAAGAACCTATCAATCTGCTCAAGAAAGACCACGAAGTTGCCCTTGCAGATTTATCATTCTTCAGAATATTGACAGGCGATTACACTCTTCCGACCGATGCTTGCAGTTCTTATCAATATCTGTTTCAAAAAATGAAAGAATTCGAAAATGAAGTGCAAACCCATATTCGGTTAGAAAATATTATTCTTTTCCCGAAAGCAGTTCTCTTAGATGCAGAACTGGTGCTATTGAATTAG
- a CDS encoding RrF2 family transcriptional regulator, with protein MLSKTCEYALRAMIYIAQQSRDGSTTNIKKIAAEINSPELFIGKILQALSKHGFLKSSKGRNGGFYISDAEAKHSLADIITAIDGDKIFAGCGIGLAYCSETNPCPIHNTYKAARDQLYEIYGKTTLSQFRTEKCGEKLQLRRE; from the coding sequence ATGTTATCTAAAACCTGTGAATATGCATTAAGAGCAATGATTTATATCGCTCAGCAGTCACGAGACGGAAGTACGACCAACATCAAAAAAATTGCGGCAGAAATAAACTCTCCGGAACTTTTCATTGGAAAAATACTGCAGGCATTAAGCAAGCACGGATTTCTAAAATCCTCCAAAGGGAGAAACGGCGGATTCTATATTTCCGATGCAGAGGCGAAACATTCCCTCGCAGATATTATTACTGCGATTGATGGAGATAAAATATTTGCCGGTTGCGGAATCGGGTTAGCCTATTGTTCCGAAACAAATCCCTGTCCCATTCACAACACGTACAAAGCGGCAAGAGATCAGTTGTATGAAATTTATGGGAAAACAACTTTGAGCCAATTCAGAACCGAAAAATGCGGAGAAAAATTACAACTTAGAAGAGAATAA
- a CDS encoding DUF5689 domain-containing protein, protein MNFKKYFKTAFVVAISAFTLSSCVDKDEWDTPPIACNNKFDAPNITLADFKAMAPATGYVLITEDKIFDAYVISSDENGNFYKTISFQDKPENPTAGLQMEVDRASNYADFPVGTHIRINAKGLRLGLDRGTVKIGSVDPNFAIGRIPGSLFSRYISAVCDGNQMEVVNITPTELASLTVAADPKYINTLVTVPNVQFNISEIYPVNKTYIDYVAGAGVDSDRKIEDAAGGSATLRSSGFASYGATLLPKGSGSLTFVVSRYNANYQMLIRSLKDVNIPATGTRFDPTPPKGGTAINYPTTLSENFESFADMSEVFAPYINDPVLGNRYWQLRMFNNNKYLQLSAFNGGGAHETFFIVPVTFTAGKVLSFDVNIGQFNGNVLKVFTSTDYTAMGDIMSATLTDITSNFSIPQTPVSGYGNFAPAGSYTFPASLTGKGFVMFKYTGTAGGVTTTVQLDNIKVQ, encoded by the coding sequence ATGAATTTCAAAAAATATTTTAAAACCGCTTTTGTAGTTGCTATTTCAGCATTTACATTGAGCTCTTGTGTAGATAAGGATGAATGGGATACGCCTCCAATTGCTTGTAACAATAAATTCGATGCGCCAAATATCACCCTTGCAGATTTTAAAGCGATGGCACCGGCTACCGGCTACGTTTTAATTACGGAAGATAAAATTTTCGACGCGTACGTTATTTCATCCGATGAAAATGGAAACTTCTATAAAACGATCTCTTTCCAGGACAAACCGGAAAACCCAACTGCCGGTTTACAGATGGAAGTTGACCGCGCAAGTAACTATGCTGATTTCCCTGTAGGAACGCATATTAGAATTAACGCAAAAGGTTTAAGATTAGGTTTAGACCGTGGTACCGTAAAAATCGGTTCTGTAGATCCTAACTTCGCAATTGGTAGAATTCCGGGAAGTTTGTTCTCCAGATATATTTCTGCAGTATGCGACGGAAACCAAATGGAGGTTGTAAATATCACACCGACTGAATTGGCGAGTCTTACTGTGGCTGCTGATCCAAAATATATTAATACTTTGGTAACTGTACCTAATGTTCAGTTCAATATTTCGGAAATCTATCCAGTAAACAAAACTTATATTGATTATGTTGCGGGTGCAGGTGTAGATTCTGACCGTAAAATAGAAGATGCTGCAGGTGGATCGGCGACTCTTAGAAGTTCTGGTTTTGCAAGCTATGGTGCAACACTTTTACCAAAAGGTAGTGGAAGTCTAACTTTTGTTGTGAGCAGATACAATGCTAATTATCAGATGTTGATCAGAAGTTTAAAAGATGTGAATATTCCTGCAACAGGAACAAGATTTGATCCTACACCACCAAAAGGAGGTACTGCGATTAACTATCCTACAACGCTTTCGGAAAATTTTGAAAGTTTCGCAGATATGTCAGAAGTCTTTGCACCGTATATCAATGATCCAGTTTTAGGTAACAGATATTGGCAGTTAAGAATGTTTAACAACAATAAATATCTACAGTTGAGTGCCTTTAACGGTGGAGGAGCACACGAAACATTCTTTATTGTACCAGTAACATTTACAGCAGGTAAAGTATTATCCTTCGATGTTAATATTGGTCAGTTTAATGGTAATGTATTGAAAGTTTTTACTTCTACAGATTATACAGCCATGGGTGATATTATGTCTGCTACTTTAACAGATATTACATCTAACTTCAGCATTCCTCAAACGCCAGTTAGTGGTTACGGAAATTTTGCACCGGCAGGTAGCTATACTTTCCCAGCTTCATTAACAGGAAAAGGATTTGTTATGTTTAAATATACAGGAACAGCGGGTGGAGTTACTACAACAGTTCAGTTAGATAACATAAAAGTTCAATAA
- a CDS encoding TonB-dependent receptor → MIKKLSLISMFTLLPASFYFAQTTVYAYLKDADGKPVESAEVDLKGSGNEVKADKIGYFQFVDLKSGHYQIVISKPNFETKMMEFDVNDEKRKDLGVVTLYSNLTGADQGLAIIESTGDEENSSQGTTVGLLQSSQDVFSRIAAYDLGAYWFRPRGIDGRTGETMMNGVSMVKSDNGNVDFSNWGGLNEITRYPEISANHSPSEYAFGGASSVIYKNTNASDYRKGFQATYSLTNRNYRNRASLRYSSGMNKNGWAFTLMGARRWAQEGIQEGTFYDAYGAFLGVEKKFNDSHSLTFSAFAAPSRRSTASPSTQEVYDYRGVHYNSYWGWQDGKKRSERVKENFQPIFQLQDFWKINDKSSLRTAISYQFGKDKSARLDWQNVPNPSPTYYRYLPSYYDFLDPDASVTLPADGTATTAQLAYQEALAGWQNGDPLYTQINWDNLYKRNMNQPAEDYYGVNGKRALYFQVNDVSDDKIFNAGTHYVYDFSDTSRFLLNVSYQNYRSELYREVKDLLGADFALNRDPFAATNQPGKSGLYNEGETDVVKRVGDKINYNYIFSRQEIKVNPGLKFQSGKFDVFVSALAGYSTNSREGLFKHYLYEDSYGKSGDQNFWNFGLKGQVIYKLDGRNFFVYNGAYFSQAPFLEDLFINPRVNSSVAPNITNTVINANDLSYVINSPFFKMRLTGFLVDTQNDTNVQRFFADGIQLQNADTEVAVQSAFVSQIMSNVDKQNMGAELGLDVKVSPTLSLQGLASYGQYIYKNDPNVYFASDATGTFANGNSFTDLGKAYLTNSRQGGTPQQGYSLGFRYNSPKYWWFGANWNYLDDNFLDPSALLRTERFVQNPVSGTPYYGLTESELRRVLQPTQLPSASFINANVGKSWRFGAYYVLLTASVNNILDNTKYITGGFEQTRRATLPTYTEEIGREFPLFGPKYWYTQGRSYFVNLQFRF, encoded by the coding sequence ATGATTAAAAAACTATCTTTAATCTCTATGTTTACATTGCTGCCGGCATCTTTTTATTTTGCACAAACTACGGTTTATGCTTATTTGAAAGATGCAGACGGAAAGCCGGTGGAAAGCGCAGAGGTTGATTTAAAAGGATCCGGTAATGAGGTGAAGGCTGATAAAATTGGATATTTCCAATTCGTCGATCTGAAATCTGGTCATTATCAAATCGTCATCAGTAAACCCAACTTTGAAACGAAAATGATGGAGTTTGACGTTAATGATGAAAAAAGAAAAGATTTGGGCGTTGTTACGCTTTATTCTAATTTGACAGGTGCCGATCAAGGTCTCGCCATTATTGAAAGTACGGGCGATGAAGAAAACTCCAGTCAGGGAACAACCGTGGGTTTACTGCAGTCCTCTCAGGATGTATTTAGTAGAATCGCTGCTTATGATTTAGGAGCTTATTGGTTCCGACCAAGAGGAATCGACGGAAGAACTGGGGAAACCATGATGAATGGGGTTTCTATGGTCAAATCTGATAATGGAAATGTGGACTTTTCAAATTGGGGTGGTTTGAACGAAATTACGCGTTACCCGGAGATTTCTGCAAATCATTCGCCTTCAGAATATGCATTTGGGGGCGCAAGTTCTGTAATTTATAAAAACACGAACGCGAGCGATTACCGAAAAGGATTTCAAGCAACTTACTCTTTAACCAATAGAAATTACCGAAACAGAGCTTCTCTTCGATATTCCTCCGGAATGAACAAAAACGGATGGGCTTTTACCTTAATGGGCGCCAGACGATGGGCTCAGGAAGGTATTCAAGAGGGAACTTTCTATGATGCTTATGGTGCTTTTCTTGGAGTTGAGAAAAAATTCAACGATTCTCACAGTTTAACTTTCAGTGCTTTTGCAGCGCCATCAAGAAGATCTACTGCGAGCCCAAGTACGCAGGAGGTTTATGATTACAGAGGCGTGCATTACAACTCTTATTGGGGTTGGCAAGATGGTAAAAAAAGAAGTGAAAGAGTAAAAGAAAATTTCCAGCCTATTTTCCAGTTGCAGGATTTTTGGAAAATCAATGACAAATCAAGCCTTCGTACGGCGATCTCTTACCAGTTTGGAAAAGATAAAAGCGCGCGTTTGGACTGGCAAAATGTGCCAAATCCTTCGCCTACTTACTACCGATATTTACCAAGTTATTATGATTTCTTAGATCCGGATGCTTCGGTTACTTTGCCGGCAGACGGAACTGCAACCACCGCTCAGTTAGCCTATCAGGAGGCTTTGGCAGGGTGGCAAAATGGAGATCCATTGTATACGCAGATCAATTGGGATAATTTGTACAAGAGAAACATGAATCAGCCAGCTGAAGATTATTACGGAGTTAACGGTAAGCGTGCTTTGTATTTTCAGGTAAATGATGTAAGTGATGATAAAATTTTTAATGCAGGAACGCACTACGTTTACGATTTTTCAGATACAAGTCGATTTTTATTAAATGTATCTTATCAAAATTACCGCTCAGAATTATATCGGGAGGTGAAAGATTTGTTGGGAGCAGATTTTGCTTTAAACAGAGATCCTTTTGCAGCAACCAATCAGCCGGGTAAAAGCGGATTATACAACGAAGGGGAAACCGATGTTGTAAAGAGAGTCGGTGATAAGATTAACTATAACTATATTTTTTCCAGACAGGAAATAAAAGTAAATCCGGGCTTGAAATTTCAATCGGGTAAGTTCGATGTCTTTGTTTCTGCTTTAGCAGGTTATTCTACAAACTCCAGAGAAGGATTATTTAAACATTATCTCTACGAAGATTCCTACGGAAAAAGTGGGGACCAAAACTTCTGGAACTTTGGTTTGAAAGGTCAGGTGATTTACAAACTCGATGGTAGAAACTTCTTCGTTTATAATGGCGCTTATTTTTCTCAGGCACCGTTCTTAGAAGATCTGTTCATTAATCCACGAGTAAACTCTTCTGTCGCACCCAATATTACCAATACGGTTATTAATGCGAATGATTTAAGTTATGTGATTAACAGTCCATTCTTTAAAATGAGATTAACAGGGTTTTTGGTTGACACACAGAATGACACCAATGTACAGCGATTCTTTGCTGATGGTATTCAATTGCAGAATGCCGATACGGAGGTTGCAGTACAGAGTGCTTTCGTATCGCAGATCATGTCCAATGTTGACAAGCAAAATATGGGAGCGGAGTTAGGGCTTGATGTAAAAGTTTCACCAACCCTATCTCTTCAAGGTTTAGCCAGTTACGGACAGTATATTTATAAAAATGATCCTAATGTTTATTTTGCTTCTGACGCAACAGGAACATTTGCAAATGGAAATTCATTTACTGATTTAGGTAAAGCCTATTTGACCAATTCCAGACAAGGTGGAACTCCACAACAGGGTTATTCCTTAGGATTCCGATATAACTCACCAAAATACTGGTGGTTTGGTGCCAACTGGAATTATTTAGACGATAATTTCTTAGATCCATCTGCGCTTTTAAGAACAGAACGATTTGTGCAAAATCCGGTAAGTGGTACTCCATATTACGGACTTACAGAATCTGAATTAAGAAGAGTATTGCAACCAACTCAACTTCCATCCGCCAGTTTTATCAATGCGAATGTGGGGAAATCGTGGAGATTTGGAGCGTACTATGTTTTACTTACCGCATCGGTTAATAATATTTTAGACAATACAAAATATATTACCGGAGGTTTCGAACAGACCAGAAGAGCAACATTGCCAACTTATACAGAAGAAATTGGCAGAGAGTTTCCGCTTTTCGGACCTAAATATTGGTATACGCAAGGTAGATCGTACTTTGTAAATCTTCAGTTTAGATTTTAA
- a CDS encoding endonuclease/exonuclease/phosphatase family protein, with protein MKKFTSFLFLIICCISFAQQKGQLRKVATIGFLNLENLFDTIPSADYIDGTKDVSNPAFHRSVPIDSLKYLETTEEYRGEWKNELLKGKKVIRHQTLADEFTVNSPKNWNTKNYNIKLTNEAKVISELGAQYTKTAPVVVGLIEVENRQVIEDLIKQPALAKYDYGIIHYNSFDARGIDVALIYQKRRFTPSNSLKKEVKIYNEGKRSYTRDILVVTGFLDNEKVAFFMNHWPSRSGGEAGSLPKRNAAAVVLKQQMDSVRLKDPTTKLFAMGDFNDDPVSSSLKNYLKAALTPKDLSPEMPYLNLMYPLYKKGVASLAYQNAPNLFDQIIVSGNVLSDQVGKEYSLYKTEIYAPPYLINKEGNWKGYPLRSWDGDRFTGGYSDHFPAFIVLQREVQ; from the coding sequence ATGAAAAAATTTACCAGTTTTTTATTCTTAATAATTTGCTGTATTTCTTTTGCACAGCAAAAAGGCCAACTGAGGAAGGTAGCCACAATCGGTTTCTTAAATCTCGAAAATCTTTTTGATACCATTCCCTCAGCTGATTATATTGACGGTACCAAAGATGTGAGTAATCCTGCATTTCACCGTAGTGTTCCCATCGATTCCTTAAAATATCTTGAAACAACAGAAGAATACCGCGGAGAATGGAAAAATGAATTATTAAAAGGCAAAAAGGTCATTCGCCATCAGACTCTTGCAGATGAATTTACAGTAAACAGTCCTAAAAACTGGAACACTAAGAATTACAATATAAAATTAACAAACGAAGCTAAAGTAATTTCTGAATTGGGCGCCCAATATACCAAAACAGCACCCGTAGTAGTAGGTTTAATTGAGGTAGAAAACCGACAGGTCATTGAAGATCTGATCAAACAACCGGCTTTGGCAAAATATGATTACGGAATTATTCACTACAATTCTTTTGATGCCAGAGGTATTGATGTAGCACTGATTTATCAGAAAAGAAGATTTACGCCTTCGAACTCTTTGAAAAAAGAAGTCAAAATTTACAATGAGGGAAAAAGATCTTATACCAGAGATATTTTAGTTGTCACAGGATTTTTGGACAATGAAAAGGTTGCGTTCTTTATGAATCACTGGCCCTCCAGAAGCGGCGGAGAAGCTGGTTCTTTGCCAAAAAGAAATGCAGCTGCCGTTGTACTTAAACAACAAATGGACAGTGTGAGATTAAAAGATCCTACGACAAAATTATTTGCCATGGGTGACTTTAATGATGACCCGGTCAGCTCAAGTTTAAAAAATTATTTGAAGGCAGCCCTAACACCGAAAGACCTGAGTCCGGAAATGCCTTACCTTAATTTAATGTACCCACTGTACAAAAAAGGAGTTGCTTCTTTGGCTTATCAAAATGCACCGAACTTATTTGATCAGATTATTGTGTCCGGAAATGTACTCTCTGATCAGGTAGGTAAAGAATATTCTCTATACAAAACCGAAATTTATGCGCCTCCCTACCTAATCAACAAAGAAGGAAATTGGAAAGGTTATCCGTTGCGGTCCTGGGACGGTGATAGATTTACAGGAGGGTATAGTGACCACTTCCCCGCCTTTATCGTGCTGCAGAGAGAAGTCCAGTAA
- a CDS encoding DUF6146 family protein, translated as MKKILFLLCIFLFITNCTTQNKSSNSNSEATIKPELNDDGEYELHVLDSEYDYFLMTKAKPMSFYTEDYLKSRNRLLVSDWNAKYYSGRYRDVIESSIDYDPNINYGLEYEYRLFQVFNYVYWKYGLKLNGITGLAF; from the coding sequence ATGAAAAAGATTTTATTTCTCCTTTGTATTTTCCTCTTCATCACGAACTGTACCACGCAAAACAAAAGCAGTAACAGCAATTCTGAAGCAACCATAAAACCCGAATTAAATGACGATGGCGAATACGAATTACATGTCCTGGATTCTGAATACGATTATTTTTTAATGACAAAGGCAAAGCCCATGAGCTTTTATACAGAAGATTATTTGAAATCCCGCAACCGACTCTTGGTCAGTGACTGGAATGCAAAATACTACTCTGGGCGCTATCGTGATGTAATTGAATCTTCGATTGACTATGACCCCAATATTAACTACGGTTTAGAATACGAATACAGACTGTTTCAGGTTTTCAATTATGTATATTGGAAATACGGTTTAAAACTGAACGGAATAACGGGCCTCGCATTTTAA
- a CDS encoding superoxide dismutase yields MFKLPELGYAYDALEPTIDAKTMEIHYTKHHQAYLDNLNKAIAGTDLEGKSIEEVCKTGTDKAAVRNNGGGHYNHSFFWEILTPGGSKEPVGNVKVAIENYGGLEKFKTDFSEAAKTRFGSGWAWLCKKSDGSLAVCSTPNQDNPLMPVAECEGTPILGLDVWEHAYYLKYQNKRPDYVAAFFDVVNWDKVEEKFNK; encoded by the coding sequence ATGTTCAAATTACCAGAATTAGGATACGCGTACGACGCTTTAGAACCAACCATTGATGCAAAAACAATGGAAATTCATTATACGAAACACCACCAAGCTTATCTTGATAATCTTAACAAGGCAATTGCAGGTACAGATTTAGAAGGTAAATCAATCGAAGAGGTTTGTAAAACCGGAACTGACAAAGCAGCCGTGAGAAACAACGGTGGTGGTCATTATAATCACTCTTTTTTCTGGGAAATCTTAACTCCGGGAGGCAGCAAAGAACCTGTTGGAAATGTAAAAGTAGCCATTGAAAATTATGGCGGATTAGAGAAATTTAAAACAGACTTTTCAGAGGCCGCAAAAACAAGATTCGGTTCAGGATGGGCTTGGTTATGCAAAAAGAGTGATGGATCGCTTGCCGTTTGTTCAACTCCAAATCAAGATAATCCATTAATGCCGGTTGCGGAATGTGAGGGAACTCCAATTTTAGGACTTGATGTTTGGGAACACGCATATTATTTAAAATATCAAAACAAAAGACCGGATTACGTTGCAGCATTTTTTGATGTCGTAAACTGGGATAAAGTAGAGGAGAAATTTAATAAATAA